The following are encoded together in the Mesoplodon densirostris isolate mMesDen1 chromosome 2, mMesDen1 primary haplotype, whole genome shotgun sequence genome:
- the ZNF687 gene encoding zinc finger protein 687 yields the protein MGDMKTPDFDDLLAAFDIPDIDANEAIHSGPEENEGPGGPGKPEPSVGGESGEATAAAAGDGPGLPAQASDHGLPPPDVSAVSVIVKNTVCPEQSESLGGSSGGEGARAGGVTKEGSMGPRLMQNGFGGPEPSLPGTPHSPAPPSGGTWKEKSMEGKAPLDLFAHFGPEPGEHPDPLPPSAPSPPREGAMTPPPFSSPFELARENGPALLPPGSPPLLGALKQESCSPLHPQSLPGSGSGSSPEATGVPASVSPSRVAGVSFFKKSPGHQSPLASPKVPSCQPLKEEEDEGPVDKSPPGSPQSPSSGAEAADEDSNDSPASSTSSRPLKVRIKTIKTSCGNITRTVTRVPSDPDPPAPLPEGGFLAEASLLKLSPATPTPEGPKVVSVQLGDGTRLKGTVLPVATIQNASTAMLMAASVARKAVVLPGGTAPGPKTMAKNVLGLVPQALPKAEGRAGLGAGGQKVNGASVVMVQPSKPATGPGAGGGTVISRTQSSLVEAFNKILNSKNLLPAYRPNLSPPAEAGLALPPTGYRCLECGDAFSLEKSLARHYDRRSMRIEVTCNHCARRLVFFNKCSLLLHAREHKDKGLVMQCSHLVMRPVALDQMVGQPDITPLLAVPPALGPPALPALGKGDGAVTSSAVTAVAAEAPVLPLSAEPPAAPATSAYTCFRCLECKEQCRDKAGMAAHFQQLGPPAPGATSNVCPTCPMMLPNRCSFSAHQRMHKNRPPHVCPECGGNFLQANFQTHLREACLHFSRRVGYRCPSCAVVFGGVNSIKSHIQTSHCEVFHKCPICPMAFKSAPSAHAHLYTQHPSFHTQQAKMIYKCAMCDTVFTHKPLLSSHFDQHLLPQRVSVFKCPSCPLLFAQKRTMLEHLKNTHQSGRSGEETPGKGAGGALLTPKTEPEELAVSRGGAAAPTEESSSSSEEEELPSSPEPPRPTKRPRRELGSKGVKGGGGGPGGWTCGLCHSWFPERDEYVGHMKKEHGKSVKKFPCRLCERSFCSAPSLRRHVRVNHEGIKRVYPCRYCTEGKRTFSSRLILEKHVQVRHGLPLGAQSPGRGSALARGPGARAQGPGRKRRQSSDSCSEEPDSTTPPAKSPRGGPGAGGHGPLRYRSSSSVEQGLVAGLRVEGGTQQCLDCGLCFASPGSLSRHRFISHKKKRGVGSASALGLGDAEEEAPPASRSDPERGDSPLPASGGPLTCKVCGKSCDSPLNLKTHFRTHGMAFIRARQGGSGDN from the exons ATGGGGGACATGAAGACCCCTGATTTTGATGACCTCCTTGCTGCCTTTGACATCCCCGACATTGATGCAAATGAAGCCATACACTCTGGGCCAGAAGAAAATGAGGGGCCAGGAGGCCCAGGGAAGCCAGAACCCAGTGTAGGAGGTGAATCTGGAGAAGCAACAGCAGCAGCTGCCGGGGATGGCCCTGGCTTGCCCGCCCAGGCCTCTGACCATGGCCTGCCACCGCCAGACGTCTCAGCAGTCAGCGTCATTGTCAAGAACACTGTGTGTCCTGAGCAGTCAGAGTCCCTGGGTGGGAGTTCAGGAGGGGAAGGGGCCCGGGCTGGGGGAGTGACTAAGGAAGGGTCTATGGGACCTCGTCTGATGCAAAATGGTTTTGGGGGCCCTGAGCCGTCCCTTCCAGGAACCCCGCACTCTCCAGCTCCTCCCAGTGGGGGTACCTGGAAAGAAAAATCCATGGAAGGGAAAGCTCCCCTGGACCTCTTTGCTCATTTTGGGCCTGAGCCAGGGGAGCATCCcgatccccttcctccctctgcgCCCTCCCCACCTCGGGAAGGGGCCATGACCccacctcccttctcctctccctttgAGCTGGCCCGGGAGAACGGCCCAGCCCTGCTGCCCCCTGGTTCTCCCCCACTGCTGGGGGCCTTGAAGCAGGAAAGCTGCAGCCCTCTTCATCCCCAGAGCCTACCAGGCTCAGGCTCAGGCTCTAGCCCTGAGGCCACGGGCGTCCCTGCCAGTGTGTCCCCTTCCCGGGTTGCAGGGGTGTCCTTCTTCAAGAAGTCTCCAGGGCACCAGAGCCCTCTTGCCTCCCCTAAAGTGCCCAGCTGTCAGCCCCtaaaggaagaagaggatgagGGACCAGTGGACAAGTCTCCCCCAGGAAGTCCCCAGAGTCCCTCTAGTGGAGCCGAGGCTGCAGATGAGGACAGCAATGactcccctgcctcctccacctcctctagGCCCCTCAAGGTACGGATTAAGACCATTAAAACATCCTGCGGGAATATCACAAGGACTGTAACCCGGGTCCCCTCAGACCCTGATCCCCCTGCCCCCTTGCCTGAAGGGGGCTTCCTGGCAGAGGCTAGCCTCCTGAAGCTGTCCCCTGCAACCCCGACCCCTGAGGGTCCAAAGGTGGTGAGTGTCCAGCTGGGTGATGGCACGAGGCTAAAGGGCACCGTGCTGCCCGTGGCCACCATCCAGAACGCAAGCACTGCCATGCTGATGGCAGCCAGTGTGGCCCGCAAAGCCGTGGTTCTGCCTGGAGGTACTGCCCCCGGCCCTAAGACGATGGCTAAGAATGTGCTGGGTCTGGTGCCCCAAGCGCTGCCCAAGgctgaggggagggcagggctgggggccgggGGGCAGAAGGTGAACGGTGCCTCGGTGGTGATGGTGCAGCCCTCTAAGCCGGCCACCGGGCCGGGGGCAGGGGGTGGCACGGTGATCTCACGGACCCAGTCCAGCCTGGTGGAGGCCTTCAACAAGATCCTCAACAGCAAGAACCTGCTGCCTGCCTACCGGCCAAACCTGAGTCCACCGGCTGAGGCCGGGCTGGCCCTGCCTCCCACGGGCTACCGCTGCCTCGAGTGTGGGGACGCCTTCTCGTTGGAGAAGAGCCTGGCGCGACACTATGACCGCCGGAGCATGCGCATCGAGGTCACCTGCAACCACTGCGCCCGCCGCCTAGTCTTCTTCAACAAGTGCAGCCTGCTGCTGCATGCCCGTGAGCACAAGGACAAGGGGCTCGTCATGCAGTGCTCGCACCTGGTCATGAGGCCGGTGGCCCTGGACCAGATGGTGGGGCAGCCGGACATCACTCCCCTGCTGGCTGTCCCACCTGCCCTCGGACCTCCAGCCTTGCCTGCCTTGGGCAAGGGTGACGGGGCCGTCACCTCCTCCGCCGTTACCGCAGTTGCCGCTGAGGCCCCTGTGCTGCCACTCTCAGCCGAGCCGCCTGCCGCCCCTGCCACCTCTGCTTACACCTGCTTCCGCTGCCTGGAGTGCAAGGAGCAGTGCCGGGACAAGGCCGGCATGGCTGCCCACTTCCAGCAGCTCGGGCCCCCCGCTCCTGGCGCCACCAGCAAC GTGTGCCCAACCTGCCCCATGATGCTCCCCAATCGCTGCAGCTTCAGTGCCCACCAGCGCATGCATAAGAACCGACCTCCCCACGTCTGCCCTGAGTGTGGGGGCAACTTTCTGCAAGCCAATTTTCAGACCCACCTCCGGGAGGCCTGTCTGCATTTCTCTCGCCGCGTGGGATACAG GTGCCCCAGCTGTGCAGTGGTGTTTGGGGGTGTGAACTCCATCAAGTCCCACATCCAGACGTCACACTGTGAGGTTTTCCACAAGTGCCCCATCTGCCCCATGGCCTTCAAGTCTGCGCCCAGCGCCCACGCCCACCTCTACACCCAGCATCCTAGCTTCCACACGCAGCAGGCCAA GATGATCTACAAGTGCGCCATGTGTGACACAGTCTTCACTCACAAGCCCCTCCTCTCCTCGCACTTCGACCAGCACTTGCTGCCCCAGCGTGTCAGCGTCTTTAAGTGCCCATCTTGTCCTCTGCTTTTTGCCCAAAAAAGGACCATGCTGGAACATCTCAAG AACACCCATCAGTCTGGGCGCTCGGGGGAGGAGACTCCTGGGAAAGGGGCCGGGGGTGCCCTTCTGACCCCCAAGACTGAGCCTGAGGAGCTGGCTGTGTCTCGGGGAGGAGCAGCTGCCCCTACCGAGGAGTCGTCTTCATCCTCAGAAGAGGAAGAACTGCCCAGCTCCCCTGAGCCTCCTCGCCCAACCAAACGGCCCCGGCGAGAACTGGGGAGCAAAGGCGTcaagggcgggggtgggggccctGGAGGCTGGACCTGTGGCCTTTGTCACTCCTGGTTCCCTGAGCGTGATGAGTATGTGGGTCACATGAAGAAGGAGCATGGCAAG TCAGTGAAGAAGTTTCCCTGCCGCCTGTGTGAGCGCTCCTTCTGCTCCGCCCCCAGCCTGAGGCGCCACGTCAGGGTCAATCACGAGGGTATCAAGCGAGTTTACCCATGCAG GTATTGCACAGAGGGAAAACGCACCTTCAGCAGCCGCCTGATCCTGGAGAAACACGTCCAGGTGCGGCACGGCTTGCCGCTCGGGGCCCAGTCCCCTGGCCGGGGGAGCGCCCTGGCTCGGGGCCCTGGTGCCAGAGCCCAG GGGCCAGGACGGAAACGCCGTCAGTCCTCTGACTCTTGCAGTGAGGAGCCTGACAGCACGACACCTCCAGCCAAGTCCCCCAGGGGTGGCCCCGGGGCGGGAGGCCACGGCCCCCTGCGCTACCGGAGCAGCAGCTCAGTGGAGCAGGGCCTCGTAGCGGGGCTGAGAGTGGAGGGCGGCACCCAGCAGTGCCTCGACTGCGGCCTGTGCTTCGCCTCCCCTGGCTCCCTGAGCCGGCACCGTTTCATCAGCCACAAGAAGAAACGGGGTGTGGGGAGTGCCAGTGCCCTGGGCCTGGGGGATGCAGAGGAAGAAGCCCCCCCCGCTTCCAGGTCTGACCCAGAGCGGGGAGATTCACCCTTGCCAGCTTCTGGAGGCCCACTGACATGTAAGGTCTGTGGCAAGAGCTGCGACAGCCCTCTCAACCTCAAGACCCATTTCCGCACACACGGCATGGCGTTCATCAGGGCTCGGCAAGGGGGCAGTGGGGACAACTAG